A part of Onthophagus taurus isolate NC chromosome 7, IU_Otau_3.0, whole genome shotgun sequence genomic DNA contains:
- the LOC111420675 gene encoding uncharacterized protein isoform X3, whose product MKWLQFYCVSLIAMLVILEGIGTNAAPSYHDGDMLKTLLDLERKYAAVARPSLRSDSTKSTRSITEPKVQRAINMLRLQNLDKLYAEKSRPRFGKRADDGFNFQAPDYEGQDFQVNESTLNEWVPIRR is encoded by the exons atgaAGTGGCTCCAATTTTACTGTGTATCTCTAATTGCGATGTTGGTAATCTTAGAAGGAATTGGTACGAATGCAGCCCCTAGTTACCATGACGGGGACATGTTGAAAACATTGTTGGATTTGGAGAGGAAATACGCTGCGGTTGCGAGACCAAG TTTGCGTAGCGATTCAACAAAATCGACCAGATCGATCACGGAACCGAAAGTTCAACGCGCTATCAACATGCTTAGGCTACAGAATCTTGATAAGCTGTACGCTGAAAAATCGAGACCAAG ATTTGGGAAACGTGCTGATGATGGATTCAATTTCCAGGCACCCGATTATGAAGGTCAG GACTTCCAAGTCAATGAGTCAACTTTGAACGAATGGGTTCCGATTCGCAGATGA
- the LOC111420675 gene encoding uncharacterized protein isoform X1, with protein MMYILVDFKETNIHLNYTKETQKEIITMKWLQFYCVSLIAMLVILEGIGTNAAPSYHDGDMLKTLLDLERKYAAVARPSLRSDSTKSTRSITEPKVQRAINMLRLQNLDKLYAEKSRPRFGKRADDGFNFQAPDYEGQDFQVNESTLNEWVPIRR; from the exons ATGATGTACATCTTGGTTGACTTCAAAGAAAca aaTATTCATTTAAACTACACCAAAGAAacccaaaaagaaataataacaatgaAGTGGCTCCAATTTTACTGTGTATCTCTAATTGCGATGTTGGTAATCTTAGAAGGAATTGGTACGAATGCAGCCCCTAGTTACCATGACGGGGACATGTTGAAAACATTGTTGGATTTGGAGAGGAAATACGCTGCGGTTGCGAGACCAAG TTTGCGTAGCGATTCAACAAAATCGACCAGATCGATCACGGAACCGAAAGTTCAACGCGCTATCAACATGCTTAGGCTACAGAATCTTGATAAGCTGTACGCTGAAAAATCGAGACCAAG ATTTGGGAAACGTGCTGATGATGGATTCAATTTCCAGGCACCCGATTATGAAGGTCAG GACTTCCAAGTCAATGAGTCAACTTTGAACGAATGGGTTCCGATTCGCAGATGA
- the LOC111420752 gene encoding intraflagellar transport protein 70A, whose amino-acid sequence MFASNVIINDGDFTKTIYTMIKENHYADAIKVLHGIPESNSSRAGLSLLAYCYFYTQDFSNAATYYEQLVQMMPENKDYKLFHAQSLYQVCLYDEAFKVTESISDEDYRQKVTKLQAAIKYGQEDNISARNLVESCSPEDPDTEVNLGCLLYKEENFEDALTKFSTALQNIGFKPYLSYNVALCHYRLKEYGPALKYCAEIIERGIRDHPELSVGMQTEGIEVRSVGNTLTLHETALTEAFNLKAAIEYQLKNIEAAREALTDMPPRAEYELDAVTLHNQALMNVEQNPVEAFEKLQFLLQQNPFPPETFANLLLLFCQYECYDLAADILAENAHLTYKYLTPYLYDFLDAIITQQTSPGEAYQKLDDLSNRHTEQLRKLTKQVQEHRNSGDTDLVKKTVLEYEACLERYIPVLMAQAKIYWEVENYAQVEKIFRKSVEFCNDNDIWRLNVAHVLFMQENKFKEATGFYEPIVKKNYSDILNVSAIVLANLCVSYIMTSQNEEAEELMRAIEKEEDQLAFEEPDKKYFHLCIVNLVIGTLYCSKGNYEFGISRIMKSLEPYNKKLGTDTWYYTKRCFLNLIENLAKHMIVLRDGIIEECIQFLENCELYGKNVKTIAYSPFSEEIDQFNGQQTVTYEARLLKTLLLKLQDY is encoded by the exons atgttTGCCTCAAATGTGATTATAAATGATggtgattttacaaaaactatctatacaatg ATTAAAGAAAACCACTATGCTGATGCGATTAAGGTATTACACGGAATACCTGAATCCAACTCATCTCGAGCTGGGTTAAGTCTTTTAGCTTATTGCTATTTTTACACACAAGACTTTTCAAATGCTGCTACATATTATGAACAATTAGTACAAATGATGCCCGAAAACAAAGACTACAAACTATTTCATGCTCAATCTTTGTATCAAGTGTGTCTATATGACGAAGCTTTTAAGGTTACTGAAAGCATTTCTGATGAAGATTACAGGCAAAAg gTAACTAAATTACAAGCTGCTATTAAATATGGCCAAGAAGATAATATTTCTGCTAGAAATTTAGTTGAAAGTTGTTCTCCTGAAGATCCTGATACAGAAGTTAACTTAGGATGTTTACTATACAAA GAAGAAAATTTCGAAGATGCTTTAACCAAATTTTCAACGGCACTTCAAAACATCGGTTTTAAACCATATCTTAGCTACAACGTAGCCCTTTGTCACTATAGATTAAAAGAATACGGTCCTGCATTAAAATATTGCG CTGAAATAATCGAAAGAGGTATACGAGATCACCCCGAATTAAGCGTAGGGATGCAAACTGAAGGGATTGAAGTGCGTTCGGTAGGAAATACATTGACTTTACATGAAACTGCTTTAACTGAAGCTTTCAATTTGAAAGCTGCTATTGagtatcaattaaaaaata ttgaaGCAGCCCGAGAAGCGCTAACGGATATGCCGCCAAGAGCGGAATACGAATTAGATGCCGTAACATTGCATAACCAAGCTTTAATGAATGTCGAACAAAATCCAGTAGAAGCATTTGAAAAACTCCAATTTCTTCTCCAACAAAATCCGTTTCCCCCAGAAACTTTtgctaatttattattattgttttgtcAATATGAATGTTACGATTTAGCCGCTGATATTTTGGCGGAAAATGCTCATTTAACATACAAATATCTCACTCCG TACCTCTATGATTTCCTGGATGCAATAATAACTCAACAAACATCTCCTGGTGAAGCCTATCAAAAACTTGACGATTTATCTAATCGCCATACGGAACAATTACGCAAATTAACCAAACAAGTTCAAGAGCATAGAAACAGCGGTGACACCGATTTGGTAAAGAAAACCGTGCTCGAGTACGAAGCTTGTTTAGAAAGATACATTCCAGTTCTAATGGCTCAAGCTAAAATTTATTGGGAAGTCGAAAATTATGCAcaagttgaaaaaatatttaggaAAAGCGTTGAGTTTTGCAACGACAACGATATTTGGCGGTTAAATGTCGCTCACGTTTTGTTTATGCAAGAAAATAAGTTTAAGGAAGCTACAGGATTTTATGAACcgattgttaaaaaaaattattcagat aTTTTAAATGTAAGCGCAATCGTTTTGGCTAATTTATGCGTTtcttatattatgacgtctcAAAACGAAGAAGCTGAAGAGTTGATGAGAGCCATTGAGAAAGAGGAGGACCAATTAGCTTTCGAAGAACccgataaaaaatattttcatctttGTATTGTTAATTTAGTTATAGG GACTTTGTATTGTTCTAAAGGCAACTATGAATTTGGTAtttcaagaattatgaaaTCTTTAGAAccttataataaaaagttaggAACTGATACTTGGTACTATACGAAacgatgttttttaaatttaattgagaaTTTGGCTAAGCACATGATAGTACTTAGAGATGGAATTATTGAAGAATGTAtccaatttttggaaaattgcGAAT TGTATGGAAAGAACGTTAAAACAATCGCTTATTCTCCATTTTCCGAAGAAATCGACCAATTCAACGGTCAACAAACCGTAACTTACGAAGCGAGATTGTTAAAAACGCTTCTCTTAAAACTACAAGATTATTAA
- the LOC111420675 gene encoding uncharacterized protein isoform X2: MMYILVDFKETNIHLNYTKETQKEIITMKWLQFYCVSLIAMLVILEGIGTNAAPSYHDGDMLKTLLDLERKYAAVARPSLRSDSTKSTRSITEPKVQRAINMLRLQNLDKLYAEKSRPRFGKRADDGFNFQAPDYEGLPSQ, encoded by the exons ATGATGTACATCTTGGTTGACTTCAAAGAAAca aaTATTCATTTAAACTACACCAAAGAAacccaaaaagaaataataacaatgaAGTGGCTCCAATTTTACTGTGTATCTCTAATTGCGATGTTGGTAATCTTAGAAGGAATTGGTACGAATGCAGCCCCTAGTTACCATGACGGGGACATGTTGAAAACATTGTTGGATTTGGAGAGGAAATACGCTGCGGTTGCGAGACCAAG TTTGCGTAGCGATTCAACAAAATCGACCAGATCGATCACGGAACCGAAAGTTCAACGCGCTATCAACATGCTTAGGCTACAGAATCTTGATAAGCTGTACGCTGAAAAATCGAGACCAAG ATTTGGGAAACGTGCTGATGATGGATTCAATTTCCAGGCACCCGATTATGAAG GACTTCCAAGTCAATGA